From Streptomyces qinzhouensis, one genomic window encodes:
- a CDS encoding flavoprotein produces MSDQPAQQIKKPFLYVVVCAAGIAGDVGRLITAAQDANWEVGVVATPQGLGFLDAPAVEEQTGYPIRSAWRLPGDPRPLPPADAIAVAPATFNTINKWAAGISDTLALGILCEAHGFGIPTAVLPYLNSAQAAHPAYARSLEQLREMGVLIGSYEPHQPKAGGGADRFRWEAALELLTPKVPLAG; encoded by the coding sequence GTGAGCGATCAGCCCGCCCAGCAGATCAAGAAGCCGTTCCTCTACGTCGTGGTCTGCGCGGCCGGGATCGCCGGTGACGTCGGCAGGCTGATCACCGCTGCTCAGGACGCGAACTGGGAGGTCGGAGTCGTCGCCACCCCGCAGGGTCTCGGCTTCCTCGACGCGCCCGCCGTCGAGGAGCAGACCGGCTACCCCATCCGCTCCGCCTGGCGCCTCCCGGGCGACCCGCGCCCGCTGCCGCCCGCCGACGCCATCGCGGTCGCGCCGGCCACCTTCAACACGATCAACAAGTGGGCCGCCGGGATCTCCGACACCCTGGCGCTCGGCATCCTGTGCGAGGCGCACGGCTTCGGCATCCCCACCGCCGTCCTGCCCTACCTGAACTCCGCCCAGGCCGCCCACCCCGCCTACGCCCGGAGCTTGGAGCAGTTGCGCGAGATGGGCGTCCTGATCGGCTCGTACGAGCCCCACCAGCCGAAGGCCGGCGGCGGCGCGGACCGCTTCCGCTGGGAGGCGGCGTTGGAACTGCTCACCCCCAAGGTGCCCCTGGCGGGATGA
- a CDS encoding glycosyltransferase family 4 protein has protein sequence MSPLVRPGTGPLVATFLDLPAGSPGGSVELFLDLYTGDEPLIPARAFMLAPPSSPIRLPTGLDLLSVPGKCLEGPGFGRYVVALRRALTDAIDPARIGVLHLQHLTFGATPALLRALPAHPRIALVHGTDLIFAATHRDQFRVLLETVRAADAVVVPTAAMADRLLELAPGTDRRKIVHIPWGIPDHLLTDPPHRPDRTSSSHLRLLYAGRLTAEKGARRLVTSLARVPGVELSVAAPRAQFHALAPLLKRTGVRVRYLGWLRRPQLWKAFAEHDVLALPSTTLEAMGLVSLEAQACGLPVAYQPVPGLNEVLAASGIAMDFTNSAALARDFERLRTSPGLLSALRQAGRANAARHPLTATAQALTTLGRQIR, from the coding sequence ATGAGTCCCCTCGTGCGCCCGGGCACGGGACCACTGGTCGCCACGTTCCTGGACCTACCCGCCGGAAGTCCCGGCGGCAGCGTCGAACTCTTCCTCGACCTCTACACCGGGGACGAGCCCCTGATCCCCGCAAGGGCCTTCATGTTGGCACCGCCCAGTTCTCCCATCCGCCTCCCCACCGGACTCGACCTGCTGAGCGTGCCCGGGAAATGTCTGGAGGGACCTGGCTTCGGCCGCTATGTTGTGGCACTGCGCCGGGCGCTCACCGACGCGATCGACCCGGCTCGGATCGGCGTACTGCACCTGCAACATCTCACTTTCGGGGCGACGCCCGCCCTGCTCCGAGCGCTCCCCGCGCATCCCAGGATCGCCCTGGTACACGGCACCGACCTGATCTTCGCAGCAACCCACCGTGACCAGTTCCGCGTGCTTCTCGAAACGGTGCGGGCCGCCGATGCCGTCGTGGTCCCCACTGCGGCCATGGCCGATCGCCTCCTCGAACTCGCTCCGGGGACCGACCGCCGCAAGATCGTCCACATTCCCTGGGGCATCCCCGACCATCTCCTCACCGACCCGCCCCACCGCCCCGACCGCACCTCCAGCAGCCACCTGCGCCTGTTGTACGCGGGACGACTGACCGCCGAGAAGGGCGCCCGGCGTCTGGTCACGAGCCTCGCGCGCGTTCCCGGCGTCGAACTGAGCGTTGCCGCCCCCAGGGCCCAGTTCCACGCCTTGGCCCCGCTGCTCAAGCGCACCGGAGTTCGGGTCCGGTACCTCGGTTGGCTCCGCCGTCCACAACTGTGGAAGGCCTTCGCCGAGCACGACGTGCTGGCCCTCCCTTCGACCACCCTGGAGGCGATGGGCCTGGTGTCGCTGGAGGCCCAAGCCTGCGGCCTGCCCGTCGCCTACCAGCCCGTACCCGGCCTCAACGAGGTCCTCGCTGCCTCCGGCATCGCCATGGACTTCACCAACTCCGCAGCACTCGCCCGAGACTTCGAACGGTTGCGTACCTCCCCCGGTCTGCTGAGCGCCCTGCGACAGGCGGGCCGTGCCAATGCCGCCCGTCACCCTCTGACGGCGACCGCCCAGGCGCTGACCACCCTCGGCCGTCAGATCCGCTGA
- a CDS encoding bifunctional metallophosphatase/5'-nucleotidase: MNRQLRQIVATTDVHSAIGSAAPMLAFLHNARANSLIVDSGDFFEGTGIYRLGRGAIERSVLTTLYDVVAPGNHGWPHYFEPELRLITVCANTTDEEGVPIFERVRIERVGGRRVAVTAVIGQQAFHAIPAGRRAGHRVTDPVRALREVMIEHHHRADSWVVMSHSGFEEDLKLARSCPFAGIVFSGHCHSDVNGPVRVGDTLVVKGRELGLGYATATPTESGWTARTRLFPSASVLPDALIGLRERISTIEQKLARPLGTVREPYRDIPLDRRRLLEEITAYLRAGSAADAVVLNETALRSIPLGSTLTLGDLLAVEPFDNTLVHAVLPDEHAQALDALAERVGPLAVLPNPLPPNPRSVLTTDYLAQSHLGGRTSATGLRLGHTVRRLLTTPERTSRPEGGRR; the protein is encoded by the coding sequence GTGAACCGGCAGCTCCGGCAGATCGTCGCCACGACCGACGTCCACTCCGCCATCGGCTCCGCCGCCCCGATGCTCGCCTTCCTGCACAACGCCAGGGCCAACAGCCTCATCGTGGACAGCGGCGACTTCTTCGAGGGCACCGGCATCTACCGCCTCGGCAGGGGGGCCATCGAACGCTCCGTCCTCACCACCCTCTACGACGTGGTCGCCCCCGGAAACCACGGCTGGCCGCACTACTTCGAGCCGGAGCTTCGGCTGATCACCGTATGCGCGAACACGACCGACGAGGAAGGAGTTCCGATCTTCGAACGGGTGCGCATCGAGCGGGTCGGCGGCAGGCGAGTCGCCGTCACTGCCGTCATTGGCCAGCAGGCGTTCCACGCGATCCCCGCCGGCCGGCGCGCCGGTCACCGCGTCACCGACCCCGTCCGTGCACTCCGGGAGGTGATGATCGAACACCACCACCGTGCCGACTCCTGGGTGGTCATGTCCCACTCCGGCTTCGAGGAGGACCTAAAGCTCGCCCGCTCCTGCCCATTCGCCGGCATCGTCTTCTCCGGTCACTGTCACAGCGACGTCAACGGTCCCGTGCGCGTCGGTGACACCCTCGTGGTCAAGGGACGAGAACTCGGCCTCGGGTACGCCACGGCCACGCCGACCGAGAGCGGCTGGACAGCCCGCACCCGCCTCTTTCCCAGTGCCTCGGTCCTCCCGGATGCCCTCATTGGCTTACGGGAGAGGATCTCCACCATCGAGCAGAAGCTGGCCCGCCCGCTCGGCACGGTGAGGGAGCCGTACCGCGATATCCCACTGGACCGCCGTCGGCTCCTCGAAGAGATCACCGCCTATCTGCGCGCCGGATCCGCAGCAGACGCGGTCGTTCTCAACGAGACCGCCCTGCGCTCGATACCACTCGGCAGCACCCTCACCCTCGGCGACCTCCTGGCCGTCGAACCCTTCGACAACACGCTCGTGCACGCCGTCCTCCCCGACGAGCACGCCCAGGCACTTGACGCGCTCGCCGAGCGCGTCGGCCCGCTGGCCGTCCTGCCGAATCCGCTGCCGCCGAACCCGCGGAGCGTCCTGACGACCGACTACCTCGCTCAGAGCCACCTCGGCGGACGCACCAGCGCGACCGGTCTACGGCTCGGGCACACGGTCCGCCGCCTCCTGACCACCCCCGAGCGCACCAGCCGCCCCGAAGGAGGTCGACGGTGA
- the dcd gene encoding dCTP deaminase yields MILTGPEINSAVADGRVRIVPFAPDQTNPNSYNIRLGPTLLTYTSEVIDSHRANPTRSVPIDKAGYVLQPGELYLGHTVEEVGSDLFVPLLFGRSSVGRLGLFVEITAPIGDIGFHGQWTLMLSPVRPLRVYAGMKIGQVMFFAATGAVAPYHGKYQGAAGPQPSQYWRDTAGVEAVPS; encoded by the coding sequence GTGATCCTCACCGGCCCCGAGATCAACTCGGCCGTGGCCGACGGCCGTGTACGTATCGTTCCCTTCGCACCGGATCAGACGAACCCCAACAGCTACAACATCCGCCTCGGCCCGACCCTGCTGACCTACACCTCCGAGGTGATCGACTCCCACCGCGCCAACCCCACGCGCTCCGTCCCGATCGACAAGGCCGGATACGTCCTTCAGCCGGGCGAGCTGTACCTGGGCCACACCGTCGAGGAGGTCGGCTCGGACCTCTTCGTCCCCCTCCTCTTCGGTCGCTCCTCGGTCGGACGACTCGGCTTGTTCGTCGAGATCACGGCACCGATCGGAGACATCGGCTTCCACGGCCAGTGGACGCTCATGCTCTCGCCCGTCCGCCCCCTGCGGGTGTACGCGGGCATGAAGATCGGACAGGTCATGTTCTTCGCCGCCACCGGCGCCGTCGCCCCGTACCACGGCAAGTACCAGGGCGCCGCCGGTCCTCAGCCCTCCCAGTACTGGCGCGACACGGCCGGCGTGGAGGCGGTGCCCTCATGA
- a CDS encoding dCTP deaminase, producing the protein MILTGPAIAAAVRVGEITIAPYDPTRLSPNAYDWRLGGTIRICDGELDAAVPTTFTERTIPAVGLILEPGVLYLGVTLEKTGSERYAQLLNGDHSIGALGIWVHVSAPLGHQGHAIHWTLEMRAAKPVKVYPGMTFGKLVFLTSLGTPASYQRQHAKYAATSGIDISRLYEEFPRGAP; encoded by the coding sequence ATGATCCTTACCGGTCCCGCGATAGCCGCGGCCGTCCGCGTGGGCGAGATCACTATTGCCCCCTACGACCCGACACGCCTCTCCCCCAACGCGTACGACTGGAGGCTGGGCGGCACGATCCGCATCTGCGACGGAGAGCTGGACGCCGCCGTGCCCACCACGTTCACCGAACGGACCATCCCCGCAGTCGGCCTGATCCTGGAGCCCGGAGTGCTCTACCTGGGCGTCACCCTGGAGAAGACAGGCTCGGAAAGGTACGCGCAGCTCCTCAACGGAGACCACTCAATCGGAGCCCTCGGCATCTGGGTCCATGTGTCAGCCCCGCTCGGTCACCAAGGCCACGCCATCCACTGGACGCTGGAGATGCGAGCCGCCAAACCCGTCAAGGTCTATCCGGGCATGACCTTCGGCAAGCTCGTCTTTCTGACCAGCCTCGGTACCCCGGCCAGCTACCAGCGCCAGCACGCCAAGTATGCGGCTACAAGCGGCATCGACATCTCTCGCCTGTACGAAGAGTTCCCCCGGGGAGCGCCATGA
- a CDS encoding UDP-N-acetylglucosamine 1-carboxyvinyltransferase: MVAIRPGSPLTGSVTVDGSKNAALPLLAAAAALRRPVRLGNVPTNTDVETMLTLLQQGGWHAARSVNDPQTTLILPSDQSQPDLAPEVAARIRASYYLVPALLGACGRARLPWPGGCDIGARGMEQHFKVYERFGDRTTMDDRGYFVEATARDSGTVSVMLPFRSRGATVAALLRAVVEGRPLRLGQPNLSPEVLSVVEALRTAGWESRFGENTLSLRPPVIPSEESVSWRVPGDKIEAGTLACAVAVTGGEAQILGVRSGDLAPLVDALRLLGFPTEADDGTLTVRARGARPTGRSLQAVASLDPGALDADFEPPLMALALSLPGTHLFADAINPGRHGNLLPQLTRLGAKIHELCPTECRITGPQRLSGAGVEATDIRTGSALAIAGLTAHGVTTLGGLEQLRRGHADLPVKLHALGADICEVIP; the protein is encoded by the coding sequence GTGGTCGCCATCCGACCCGGTAGTCCCCTGACCGGGTCCGTGACCGTCGACGGTTCCAAGAACGCCGCCCTTCCCCTGCTCGCTGCTGCCGCCGCTCTGCGCCGACCGGTACGCCTCGGCAACGTGCCGACGAACACGGACGTCGAGACGATGCTCACCCTGCTCCAGCAGGGTGGCTGGCACGCGGCTCGCTCGGTCAACGATCCGCAGACGACGTTGATCTTGCCGAGCGACCAGTCCCAGCCGGACCTTGCTCCCGAGGTCGCCGCCCGCATCCGTGCCTCGTACTACCTCGTCCCCGCGCTGCTGGGTGCCTGCGGCCGGGCCCGTCTGCCCTGGCCGGGCGGCTGCGACATCGGAGCACGGGGAATGGAGCAGCACTTCAAGGTCTACGAACGGTTCGGCGACCGCACCACCATGGACGACCGCGGCTACTTCGTGGAGGCGACCGCGCGCGACAGCGGAACGGTGTCGGTCATGCTGCCTTTCCGGTCCCGCGGTGCGACGGTCGCCGCCCTCCTGCGCGCTGTCGTCGAGGGACGTCCTCTGCGTCTGGGGCAGCCGAATCTCTCGCCCGAGGTGCTCAGTGTCGTGGAAGCGTTGAGGACGGCTGGATGGGAGAGCCGATTCGGCGAAAACACCCTCTCCCTCCGCCCACCGGTGATCCCCTCGGAGGAATCGGTCTCGTGGCGGGTGCCGGGCGACAAGATCGAAGCGGGCACCCTGGCGTGCGCAGTCGCCGTCACCGGTGGAGAAGCACAAATTCTCGGCGTACGCAGTGGAGACCTGGCCCCCCTGGTGGATGCTCTGCGTCTGCTCGGGTTCCCCACCGAAGCCGATGACGGCACCCTGACCGTCCGCGCTCGGGGCGCCCGGCCCACGGGCAGATCGCTACAGGCCGTCGCTTCCTTGGACCCCGGTGCTCTGGACGCCGACTTCGAGCCCCCGCTGATGGCTCTGGCGCTCTCGCTTCCGGGCACCCACCTGTTCGCCGACGCCATCAATCCCGGCCGCCACGGCAACCTGCTGCCCCAGCTCACCCGACTTGGCGCAAAGATCCACGAGCTGTGCCCCACCGAGTGCCGCATCACGGGCCCGCAGCGACTGAGCGGCGCCGGTGTGGAAGCCACCGACATCCGCACCGGCTCGGCCCTGGCCATCGCCGGACTCACCGCCCACGGGGTGACGACTCTCGGCGGACTCGAACAGCTCCGCCGCGGCCACGCCGACCTGCCCGTCAAACTGCACGCCCTCGGTGCCGATATCTGCGAGGTGATCCCGTGA
- a CDS encoding ATP-binding protein yields the protein MKVHQIRFPVPGTHAAASSARRDLVAAIRAWGTLLPPELLDAAELVASELITNAVRHAGADGPISAGAHLGTGGLRIEVIDTNSEIPEAGLPGTAAEAGRGLFLVAALADRHGFDPLPSGKRCWAEFEFSAALSSAETHPM from the coding sequence GTGAAGGTGCACCAGATCCGGTTTCCCGTACCCGGCACACACGCTGCCGCCTCATCCGCGAGGCGCGACCTGGTAGCCGCCATACGGGCTTGGGGCACCCTTCTCCCTCCGGAGCTCCTGGATGCGGCAGAGCTGGTGGCCTCGGAGCTGATCACGAACGCGGTACGTCACGCGGGCGCCGATGGGCCGATCTCGGCCGGCGCCCATCTGGGTACCGGCGGTCTGCGCATCGAGGTCATCGACACGAACAGCGAGATCCCGGAGGCCGGCCTGCCCGGCACTGCGGCGGAAGCCGGACGCGGCCTGTTCCTGGTCGCCGCGCTCGCAGACCGCCATGGGTTCGATCCGTTGCCGTCCGGGAAACGGTGCTGGGCCGAGTTCGAGTTCAGCGCCGCACTTTCGTCCGCCGAAACCCACCCCATGTGA
- a CDS encoding helix-turn-helix domain-containing protein, producing MAEVQSEAQRIGEVIRQARVLRRRSQKDVATELGYHQSKVSRLESGRGTQDITVLREVARVLDIPPDRLGLAPSPPTNPSTPETEDMRRRRLLTAGAAVLAVPATPLVPGHPELIQSLLPGPSPAFTEPVGDLPQLRMQTANARRLFCTCDYTALERTLPGLIGQLRRAAADNPGSSDLSGLLATAYQTSAGLLLKQSDLGNAWLAVGRAMAEAERSSDPVVLASSVRVHAHVLARDGHSAQAITLVRHTADQLTGSYDRRSPEYLAALGLLLLRGVTAASTGGDRSATEDFLAEARDVAHYVSLDRPDAWANFSPTNVTLHSISAMVVFGDAGIALDAARPLMRRHIPVPERRAALWVETARAYNQQGRLADGYQALRIAESCAAQDIRRPAVRELVADMAARDRRRTLPELHHFSRRLGVPA from the coding sequence ATGGCCGAAGTGCAGAGCGAAGCGCAGCGGATCGGCGAAGTGATCCGCCAGGCAAGGGTGTTACGACGACGCTCCCAGAAGGACGTTGCCACAGAACTCGGGTACCACCAGTCGAAGGTGAGCCGACTGGAGAGCGGACGAGGCACTCAGGACATCACCGTGCTGCGTGAGGTCGCACGGGTGCTGGACATCCCACCCGACCGCCTGGGCCTTGCCCCTTCTCCCCCAACCAACCCTTCCACCCCAGAGACAGAAGACATGCGCCGCCGTCGACTCCTCACCGCGGGCGCAGCCGTGCTCGCAGTCCCCGCCACACCTCTCGTCCCCGGACACCCGGAACTGATCCAGTCATTGCTCCCCGGCCCGAGTCCCGCGTTCACCGAGCCGGTGGGCGATCTGCCGCAATTGCGGATGCAGACCGCGAACGCCCGCCGACTCTTCTGCACCTGTGACTACACGGCACTCGAGCGCACTCTGCCCGGACTGATCGGGCAGCTTCGGCGGGCCGCTGCCGACAATCCCGGATCGTCCGACCTGTCCGGCCTCCTCGCCACGGCCTACCAGACCTCGGCCGGCCTGCTGCTGAAGCAGAGCGACCTCGGCAATGCCTGGCTCGCCGTCGGACGGGCCATGGCCGAGGCCGAGCGATCCAGTGACCCGGTAGTGCTCGCCTCCAGCGTCCGGGTCCACGCACACGTTCTCGCCCGGGACGGTCACTCCGCCCAGGCCATCACCCTGGTCCGCCACACCGCCGATCAACTCACCGGCTCCTACGACCGACGCTCCCCGGAGTACCTCGCGGCACTGGGACTGCTCCTTCTGCGCGGCGTGACAGCCGCGAGCACCGGCGGCGATCGCTCCGCCACGGAGGACTTCCTCGCGGAGGCACGGGACGTGGCCCACTACGTCTCGCTCGACCGTCCCGACGCCTGGGCCAACTTCAGCCCCACCAACGTGACCCTGCACAGCATCAGTGCGATGGTCGTCTTCGGGGACGCGGGCATCGCCCTCGACGCCGCCCGACCACTCATGCGCCGCCACATCCCCGTGCCCGAACGCCGGGCGGCCCTGTGGGTCGAAACCGCCCGCGCCTACAACCAACAGGGCCGCCTCGCCGACGGCTACCAGGCACTGCGCATCGCCGAGAGCTGCGCGGCACAGGACATCCGCCGCCCTGCCGTACGGGAACTGGTGGCCGACATGGCGGCCCGCGACCGCCGCCGTACCCTGCCGGAACTGCACCACTTCAGCCGTCGACTCGGAGTCCCCGCGTGA